A window of the Bacteroides thetaiotaomicron VPI-5482 genome harbors these coding sequences:
- a CDS encoding beta-N-acetylhexosaminidase: MKLLLTTLAIVYLSLFMSLQAQEQVRVIPYPAEVTMQAETCKLKSGQKIHYLDASLYKEAAFLEKKLADLNYKMKVIPGKKAVKGINLSLNNRLQNKEGYQLIIAPKQVLIKGGSPAGVFYGIQTLLQQLTNGDLRCGTIEDAPRYEWRGYMLDEARHFSGEKRVKQILDLMAYYKMNRFHWHLTDAQGWRIEIKQYPKLATIGGEGCHSDPDTPAQYYTQEQIRDIIAYAKERHIEIIPEIDMPGHATAANKAYPEYSGGGTEEHPEFTFNVGKEETYTYLTNILKEIAALFPSPYLHIGGDEVAYGIKAWETDPHVQALLKREGLQTVKEAERYFMHRMTDVVNSLGKTLVGWDELLDLNVKQDNTIIMWWRHDKPDYLRKSLTKGYSTIMCPRKPLYFDFVQYKDHKWGRIWDGFCPIEDVYAFPDKWFAEWGVSASDLSHVKGIQANTWTELMHTKDRVDFMIFPRLCALAESAWSAPTVKDYDKFLSRMEDAFTLFDKLNIYYFDYRNPQHHPEPAGPVIKKKEKIQMDFRD; encoded by the coding sequence ATGAAACTATTACTTACAACCTTGGCAATAGTCTATCTAAGTTTGTTCATGAGCCTGCAAGCACAAGAACAGGTACGGGTTATCCCCTATCCTGCTGAAGTCACCATGCAAGCAGAAACGTGTAAACTCAAATCGGGTCAGAAAATCCACTATCTGGATGCCAGTTTATATAAAGAAGCAGCATTCCTTGAAAAGAAACTCGCTGATTTAAACTATAAAATGAAAGTAATCCCCGGCAAAAAAGCTGTGAAAGGAATCAACTTATCATTAAACAATAGACTGCAAAACAAAGAGGGCTATCAGCTGATTATCGCCCCCAAACAGGTCCTAATCAAAGGAGGAAGTCCAGCTGGAGTTTTCTATGGTATTCAAACGCTATTACAGCAGTTAACCAACGGAGATCTAAGATGTGGAACGATAGAAGACGCCCCGCGTTATGAATGGAGAGGATATATGCTTGATGAAGCACGTCACTTTTCCGGCGAAAAAAGGGTAAAACAAATCCTTGACCTGATGGCATATTATAAGATGAATCGCTTCCATTGGCATCTGACAGACGCACAAGGATGGAGAATCGAAATTAAACAATACCCTAAACTGGCAACTATAGGAGGAGAAGGTTGCCATAGTGATCCGGATACACCGGCACAATATTATACACAAGAGCAGATCCGTGATATCATAGCATATGCCAAAGAACGTCATATTGAAATTATACCCGAAATAGACATGCCCGGACATGCCACAGCAGCCAATAAAGCTTACCCGGAATACTCAGGCGGAGGAACGGAAGAACATCCGGAATTCACTTTTAACGTCGGCAAAGAAGAAACTTATACTTATCTGACTAATATACTAAAAGAAATAGCTGCCTTATTCCCTTCTCCATATTTACATATCGGAGGCGACGAAGTAGCTTACGGAATCAAGGCATGGGAAACAGACCCACATGTACAAGCACTATTGAAACGCGAAGGGTTACAAACTGTAAAGGAAGCAGAACGCTACTTTATGCATAGAATGACAGATGTAGTAAACTCACTAGGTAAAACTTTAGTCGGTTGGGATGAACTTCTCGACTTGAATGTAAAGCAAGATAATACTATCATTATGTGGTGGAGACATGATAAACCCGATTACCTGCGCAAATCACTGACCAAAGGATATTCGACTATCATGTGTCCGCGCAAACCGCTTTATTTTGACTTCGTACAATATAAAGACCACAAATGGGGACGAATCTGGGACGGATTCTGCCCAATAGAAGATGTATATGCTTTCCCCGACAAATGGTTTGCCGAATGGGGAGTGTCAGCCTCTGACCTCTCACATGTCAAAGGCATACAGGCCAATACATGGACGGAACTAATGCATACTAAAGATCGGGTAGATTTCATGATCTTTCCCCGCCTCTGCGCACTGGCAGAATCAGCTTGGTCCGCACCGACAGTCAAAGACTACGACAAGTTCCTGTCACGTATGGAAGATGCATTCACCTTATTTGATAAGCTGAATATTTATTACTTTGATTATCGTAATCCTCAGCACCATCCGGAACCGGCTGGTCCTGTCATCAAAAAGAAAGAAAAAATACAAATGGATTTCCGTGACTAA
- a CDS encoding glycoside hydrolase family 2 protein, producing the protein MKKLLILYPFLLFCLISKADNQLKLTNWEIKSTTEISENAEKVSMPSFQATDWYEATVPTTVLNALVKQNVYPDPRIGMNNFLIPDVSDEFNKKMDLAKYSYLGNGKNPWQEPYWYRTTFTLPKQYKNKKIWLNLNGINYRADVWINGHQIGKKEDVVGMFRRFKFDITDYIQPTQNCIAIKIYQVDHPGTPNPGTQFIAFGPNRGTASDLFKDETLKFTGGWDCAPVVRDRNMGIYQSVTLEATSQVTIEDPYIITTLPQKDTTVADITIKATVHNHSDKMISGKVKATIRLINELVYPSYTRKLAGSMKPISVTLPVTMLPNESKEIILSPQKFSVLSIQNPYLWYPNGYGEQYMHSLDLSFDMNNGKSSDREKVNFGIREVTSELMKNGEEYGRVFFINGKRIFCKGGWIQPDVLLDDSPKRIYDQARLMANANITLIGSEDMPSPSEDWLDSWDKYGLMNWHVFYQCYRMFPGRDNQHNPLNNDLAIACVKDMVKRYRNHPCIIAWFGVNEVLVDEELYHPTKEAVLSLDTTRPYIPTTSISWDVDKLTPYLKPDLPTGTTDDGAPDYNWAPSDYYFDKVEEVYLQMFRNELGMPSVPVYESLKKFIPTIDKPLDRRNPIYPLDSIWAEHGAWDTNNFCYRAYDNAIRTFYSDPVSSEDYAYKGQLVSSEGYRAMFEAANHRMWDITTGIMIWKLNSCWPDVCWQIYDWYLSPNASYYFSKKAMEPIHIQMNANTNRISVINATHQEFKSVIAKARIIDYSMKECWAYTDTISVGADQYKELETVPQRGDLSAIYYIKLELEDLNRNLISENLYWRYSQHQNFYWLVNMPKVTLKQDLKLQKQEKEYQITLTLTNDSDKLSFFNHLMIQREKTKEVVNPVFWSDNFISLFPNETRTITATVSIEDLHGENPIIIIK; encoded by the coding sequence ATGAAAAAATTACTTATACTCTATCCGTTTCTATTGTTTTGCTTGATAAGCAAAGCAGATAACCAGTTGAAATTAACCAATTGGGAAATAAAAAGTACAACCGAAATAAGCGAAAATGCGGAAAAAGTATCTATGCCTTCATTCCAAGCTACCGACTGGTATGAAGCCACAGTACCGACTACTGTTTTGAATGCATTAGTGAAACAGAACGTTTATCCTGATCCCAGAATCGGCATGAACAACTTTCTAATTCCTGATGTCTCTGATGAGTTTAATAAAAAAATGGACTTAGCTAAATACAGTTACCTGGGCAATGGAAAAAATCCTTGGCAGGAACCTTATTGGTATCGCACGACCTTCACTTTGCCTAAGCAATATAAAAACAAAAAAATATGGCTGAACCTCAATGGAATTAACTATCGTGCAGACGTATGGATTAATGGACATCAAATAGGGAAAAAAGAAGATGTAGTAGGCATGTTCCGCCGCTTCAAATTCGATATAACCGATTATATCCAGCCCACACAGAACTGTATTGCTATAAAAATATATCAAGTGGACCATCCCGGAACTCCTAACCCCGGAACACAATTTATAGCCTTTGGGCCTAACCGTGGTACGGCTTCCGATTTGTTCAAAGATGAAACATTAAAATTCACAGGTGGTTGGGATTGCGCCCCTGTAGTGCGTGACCGGAATATGGGTATTTATCAGTCCGTCACCCTGGAAGCAACCAGCCAGGTCACTATTGAAGACCCATATATTATCACTACTCTACCCCAAAAAGATACAACAGTTGCTGACATTACAATCAAAGCGACTGTACACAATCATTCGGATAAGATGATAAGCGGTAAAGTTAAAGCAACAATTCGCCTTATCAACGAATTAGTTTATCCGAGTTACACACGTAAACTGGCTGGAAGCATGAAACCGATAAGCGTAACTCTGCCTGTCACAATGCTCCCCAATGAAAGTAAAGAAATAATATTATCTCCCCAGAAGTTTTCCGTCTTATCTATACAGAACCCATACTTATGGTACCCAAACGGATATGGAGAGCAATATATGCACAGTCTCGATTTATCATTCGACATGAATAATGGGAAATCGTCCGATCGGGAGAAGGTAAACTTCGGAATTCGCGAAGTAACTTCGGAATTAATGAAAAACGGGGAAGAATATGGTCGTGTATTCTTTATCAATGGCAAACGCATCTTCTGTAAAGGGGGATGGATACAACCGGATGTACTTCTCGACGACTCACCCAAACGAATTTATGACCAGGCACGATTAATGGCAAATGCCAACATTACTTTGATCGGCAGTGAAGATATGCCTTCCCCTTCCGAAGATTGGCTAGATAGCTGGGATAAATACGGACTGATGAACTGGCATGTATTTTATCAATGCTACCGAATGTTCCCGGGACGTGACAACCAGCATAATCCTCTCAACAATGACTTAGCTATCGCTTGCGTGAAAGACATGGTCAAAAGATACCGTAATCATCCCTGTATCATTGCATGGTTCGGAGTTAATGAAGTGTTGGTAGATGAAGAATTGTATCATCCGACCAAAGAAGCCGTATTAAGCCTCGACACGACACGCCCCTACATACCGACTACCAGTATCAGTTGGGACGTAGACAAACTAACTCCTTATTTAAAACCGGACTTACCAACCGGTACTACCGATGATGGCGCTCCCGACTATAACTGGGCACCCTCCGATTACTACTTCGACAAAGTAGAAGAGGTTTATCTGCAAATGTTCAGAAACGAATTAGGCATGCCTTCCGTACCTGTATACGAAAGTTTGAAAAAGTTTATACCTACCATTGATAAGCCACTCGACCGGAGAAATCCGATTTATCCATTAGACAGTATATGGGCGGAACACGGAGCATGGGACACCAATAACTTCTGCTATCGTGCATACGACAATGCAATCCGAACCTTCTATAGCGACCCAGTCAGTAGCGAGGATTATGCATATAAAGGCCAGCTAGTAAGTTCAGAAGGGTATCGTGCCATGTTTGAGGCAGCCAACCACCGGATGTGGGATATCACAACAGGGATAATGATCTGGAAACTAAACTCTTGTTGGCCCGATGTCTGCTGGCAAATTTATGATTGGTATCTGTCACCCAATGCTTCTTACTATTTCTCTAAGAAAGCAATGGAACCCATTCATATTCAAATGAATGCAAATACGAACCGGATTTCTGTGATAAACGCTACTCATCAAGAATTTAAATCTGTTATAGCCAAAGCCAGAATCATAGACTATTCGATGAAAGAATGCTGGGCATACACAGATACCATATCCGTGGGCGCCGACCAATATAAAGAATTAGAAACCGTACCTCAACGAGGTGACCTTTCTGCCATATATTATATAAAGCTGGAATTAGAAGACTTAAACAGAAATCTTATTTCTGAAAACTTATATTGGCGTTACTCGCAACATCAAAATTTCTATTGGCTGGTAAATATGCCTAAAGTTACATTAAAGCAAGATTTAAAACTTCAAAAACAAGAAAAAGAGTATCAGATCACGCTTACTTTAACGAATGACTCTGATAAATTATCCTTTTTCAACCACTTAATGATACAAAGAGAAAAAACAAAAGAAGTCGTAAATCCGGTATTCTGGAGTGATAACTTCATTTCATTGTTCCCTAATGAGACCCGTACCATCACTGCGACAGTATCCATAGAGGATTTACATGGAGAAAATCCTATAATTATTATTAAATAA
- a CDS encoding ROK family protein, translating into MRIVYPKKIAIGVDIGGTKIKAGLVDINGQIIGIPESIRTLAHEPGEMIIEQLTLLIRRMIQQADGAELIGIGIGSTGPLDINKGIILECNNLPTLHNYPLHKKIESTFGLPVKLDNDANAMMLGEALWGAGRNLNSILGITLGTGLGAAIVVNRKIIRGATGCAGEIWLSPYKEGMIEDYVSGTGISNLYQRITKRKISGEEISKLAREGDINALKAWKEFTQALAYALSWTVNIVDPEVVIIGGSVMHSSDIFWDSMVSLFKKYICPQTAASIQLKPAGLKDNAGFMGAAALMFVE; encoded by the coding sequence ATGAGAATTGTGTATCCAAAGAAAATTGCAATTGGAGTCGATATTGGCGGGACTAAAATAAAAGCCGGACTTGTCGATATTAACGGACAGATAATCGGTATCCCCGAATCTATCCGGACTTTAGCGCACGAACCCGGTGAAATGATTATTGAGCAATTGACTCTATTAATCCGAAGAATGATACAACAAGCCGATGGAGCAGAATTAATCGGCATCGGCATCGGTTCTACCGGTCCATTAGATATCAACAAAGGCATCATTCTCGAATGCAATAACCTTCCAACGTTACACAATTACCCTTTACACAAAAAAATAGAATCAACTTTCGGACTTCCGGTCAAACTGGATAATGATGCAAATGCAATGATGTTAGGAGAAGCCCTATGGGGAGCCGGAAGAAACCTAAATTCAATACTAGGAATCACTCTTGGCACAGGCTTAGGAGCAGCTATAGTGGTAAACAGAAAAATTATTCGTGGAGCTACCGGTTGTGCCGGAGAAATCTGGCTGTCTCCATACAAAGAAGGAATGATAGAAGATTATGTATCGGGAACTGGAATATCAAATTTATATCAGAGAATTACAAAAAGAAAGATTTCAGGAGAAGAAATCAGTAAATTAGCCCGGGAAGGAGACATCAACGCATTAAAAGCATGGAAAGAGTTTACCCAGGCATTAGCTTATGCCCTTTCCTGGACTGTTAATATCGTTGATCCGGAAGTCGTAATTATCGGAGGCTCAGTTATGCATTCATCAGATATATTTTGGGATTCAATGGTATCTTTATTTAAAAAGTACATTTGTCCGCAAACTGCTGCAAGCATCCAGTTAAAGCCAGCAGGTTTAAAAGATAATGCCGGATTTATGGGTGCAGCAGCTTTAATGTTTGTAGAATAA
- a CDS encoding SIS domain-containing protein yields MVQFFQEIQEQPQALLQTANFYKSVEGKSVLSQISELWCSGKYRNILLTGMGSSYFIANATASLLNSYKIPAYALNAGELLHYQISLISPESLIICISQSGESYEVIKLIEKLSSNITVLSICNEKDSSLVKFSRYSLLCKAGKEEKTSTKTFITCYQVAYLLAMKLCNQEIDSTQWHKLSKIIENMVNGNTPWMSKAIELIDGSTFVQLIGRGPVFAAASQSALMFMEAAHTPASALLGGEFRHGPLEMVKKGFIAILFAHSQSETYEQSLSLVKDILKYEGKVIFITDSNLVFENDNLCAITIPSTNAELFTIPCIVPVQLLINTWATKCGIIPGEFTHGAKITSIE; encoded by the coding sequence ATGGTACAATTTTTCCAAGAAATACAAGAGCAACCGCAAGCACTTCTGCAGACGGCAAACTTCTACAAAAGCGTAGAAGGAAAATCCGTTTTGTCACAAATTTCAGAATTATGGTGTTCCGGCAAATATAGAAATATTCTGTTAACCGGTATGGGCAGTTCTTACTTCATCGCTAACGCAACTGCTTCTCTACTTAATTCATATAAAATCCCGGCATATGCTCTGAACGCAGGAGAATTATTGCATTATCAAATTTCATTAATTAGTCCAGAATCGTTGATTATATGTATTTCGCAATCAGGAGAAAGCTATGAAGTAATCAAACTAATAGAAAAGTTATCTTCAAACATCACAGTTCTTTCTATTTGTAATGAAAAAGATAGCAGTTTAGTCAAATTCTCTCGCTATAGCCTATTGTGCAAAGCTGGAAAGGAAGAAAAAACGTCAACAAAAACATTCATAACCTGTTATCAAGTAGCATATTTACTGGCAATGAAGTTATGCAATCAAGAAATCGACAGCACCCAATGGCATAAACTCAGTAAAATTATTGAGAACATGGTCAATGGAAATACTCCATGGATGTCGAAAGCTATTGAACTGATAGACGGCTCCACTTTTGTGCAATTAATAGGACGGGGACCAGTTTTTGCAGCTGCCAGCCAGAGTGCATTGATGTTCATGGAAGCAGCGCATACGCCTGCATCAGCTTTATTAGGTGGTGAATTCAGGCATGGCCCGTTAGAAATGGTAAAGAAAGGATTCATAGCCATTCTATTTGCACACTCGCAATCAGAAACCTACGAACAATCACTATCTTTAGTAAAAGATATCCTTAAATATGAAGGAAAAGTTATCTTTATCACCGATTCAAACTTAGTGTTTGAAAATGATAATTTATGTGCCATTACTATCCCAAGCACTAATGCTGAGTTATTTACAATCCCCTGTATAGTTCCTGTACAACTTCTTATAAATACATGGGCAACCAAATGCGGAATAATACCAGGAGAATTTACACATGGTGCCAAAATAACATCAATCGAATAA
- a CDS encoding DUF5018 domain-containing protein — MSCEDPDDLARTGSENVTGLTITGCLASDESTTYSAIVDEASNTITIQVPYYISDTEKIQGDLTQMKVSASLPVGAKFSPSISGIRDLVSGFQSTLVKEDGSKITYTFKAAYVKSKLASISKVELTDYSRATIRIVEPESTGGTGKIIIYKTSSAIDAALKSAALTVSPWATIESSSLDPATGIIDLSNQPTITVIAQNETDKTVYQTSLELPDLLPQGVGYTASLFGFQIYTDDTHGFEVGANRTMAVIDDYLIISNSTDYNKMIVMDRYNGKVLDVKVNTTGIDAGRSIHAITSDDAGHLVAMAYTSTLDANVTDPNVRAWVWPNGIENAPKSIVYANINGSTFANAPVGINGVKKLELGRTICVKGDLTSGDAIIATSTKNVPRAVFLMFKDGAMQGNAYVEWGGGASVSMWNATKVIPLTNTSPLGYIWASANFRQAINYTPIGTGARAIDFSLPTSHWWSGSATYDKNVRGIGYVEFNGTCLLGVQNGLSSNGVWSHRLYVSNITNNPGTSAMANGFIFDSREGSTTGTGSIPGTGYAVTGMTSSASFVSGKQVLGTNVDETGDVVFGRSADGNAVQVYMLTTDQGLFAYEITRFNL; from the coding sequence ATGAGCTGCGAGGACCCGGACGATCTGGCAAGGACAGGCAGCGAAAATGTTACAGGACTAACCATAACCGGATGCTTAGCTTCTGATGAAAGTACCACATATAGTGCTATCGTAGACGAGGCAAGTAATACAATTACCATACAAGTTCCTTATTATATTTCAGATACGGAAAAAATACAAGGTGACCTGACACAAATGAAAGTTTCAGCCAGCCTGCCTGTAGGAGCAAAATTCTCCCCCAGCATTTCCGGCATTCGTGATCTGGTCAGTGGTTTCCAATCAACATTAGTCAAAGAAGATGGAAGCAAAATTACTTATACATTTAAGGCTGCTTATGTGAAATCAAAATTAGCCAGTATTAGTAAAGTAGAACTGACAGACTATTCACGTGCAACAATACGTATCGTCGAACCTGAGAGTACGGGTGGTACAGGAAAAATCATCATCTATAAAACCTCTTCAGCTATTGATGCAGCCTTGAAGTCTGCGGCATTAACAGTCTCTCCATGGGCTACTATCGAATCATCATCATTGGATCCGGCAACCGGCATTATAGATTTAAGTAACCAACCGACTATAACCGTTATTGCACAAAATGAAACAGACAAAACAGTCTATCAGACTAGTCTGGAACTCCCGGATCTATTACCTCAGGGAGTGGGCTATACAGCTTCATTATTTGGTTTCCAAATCTATACAGATGACACACATGGATTTGAGGTTGGAGCGAACCGTACAATGGCTGTTATTGACGACTATCTAATTATCAGTAATAGCACTGATTACAATAAAATGATTGTAATGGATCGTTATAACGGCAAAGTACTTGATGTAAAAGTCAACACTACAGGTATTGATGCAGGCCGCTCCATCCATGCTATTACCAGTGATGATGCTGGACATTTAGTAGCTATGGCATACACTAGTACTTTAGACGCCAATGTTACCGACCCAAACGTACGTGCCTGGGTTTGGCCTAACGGCATCGAGAATGCACCTAAGAGCATCGTTTATGCAAATATTAATGGGAGTACATTCGCCAATGCTCCTGTAGGCATTAATGGAGTCAAAAAACTAGAGCTTGGACGCACAATCTGCGTCAAAGGTGATCTGACTTCAGGGGATGCAATTATTGCCACATCAACCAAAAATGTACCACGTGCGGTTTTCCTTATGTTCAAAGATGGTGCAATGCAAGGCAACGCTTATGTAGAATGGGGCGGAGGAGCATCAGTCTCCATGTGGAACGCAACTAAAGTCATTCCATTGACAAATACTTCTCCACTAGGATATATTTGGGCCAGTGCCAACTTCCGGCAAGCAATTAATTACACTCCTATAGGCACAGGCGCACGCGCCATAGATTTCTCACTTCCAACATCACATTGGTGGTCCGGTAGCGCTACATATGATAAGAATGTCCGGGGAATAGGATATGTTGAATTTAACGGTACATGTTTGTTAGGCGTTCAAAATGGTCTGTCAAGCAATGGGGTTTGGTCCCACCGCCTATATGTATCCAACATCACGAATAATCCCGGAACTTCAGCAATGGCTAATGGCTTTATCTTCGATTCACGTGAAGGAAGTACAACAGGAACAGGCAGTATCCCCGGAACGGGGTATGCGGTAACTGGTATGACATCTTCAGCCTCGTTCGTTTCTGGCAAACAGGTACTTGGTACCAACGTTGATGAAACAGGAGATGTTGTATTCGGTCGAAGTGCTGATGGCAATGCCGTTCAGGTCTATATGTTGACTACGGATCAGGGACTATTTGCTTATGAAATTACCAGATTCAATTTATAA
- a CDS encoding RagB/SusD family nutrient uptake outer membrane protein, with amino-acid sequence MKNIKKYIIGIAASICLTQCDVLDVDPTGWYSENVAYSSLENVDLYVKGLYSVLYDNATINIDSYCLMDDGATDLLKYSWYGVNGGAMNKFFYQTNYVTETSNFRSNWSGMYTRIRQLNEYFYDRSKGYGDNLDQDEMKKRTAEVRFLRAFAYQELVLRHGGVILRTDEDYVDGPDERAKARSSESDCWDFIINEYTQAVQDLPENWTGTNVGRITKGAAYGMKARAALYAKRWGDAIDACNEVLKLNYSLLQGTTANDYYKIFTSVNNSELILPVYFQQGKNAKQHSFDIYVCPPYDWKAAGVTEGSVGAAVTPSDEYASSFDIKVNGSYQSFDWSNLSSYNNAPFTNREPRFYASILYNGATWKGRTLQLYVDGNDGYMDFATTGQDNVHKSTTGYLIRKFASDDTNINFSSILSGQYWIEMRLAEIYLIRSEAYARQNEFGKAYADLKTIRDRVGLPELAQQNNWSDYLEDLSKERICELGMEGHRYFDLIRWGIAVRTLDHKRLHGVKITQAGGSFSYARVECDTQDRLFPEKYTIFPIPYTELQDNTLCEQNELWK; translated from the coding sequence ATGAAAAATATAAAAAAATACATTATAGGCATAGCAGCTAGCATTTGCTTGACACAATGTGATGTACTGGACGTAGATCCTACTGGCTGGTACAGCGAGAATGTAGCATATTCCTCACTGGAAAATGTAGACCTTTACGTCAAAGGGCTATATAGCGTGCTATATGATAATGCTACTATCAATATAGATTCTTACTGCTTAATGGACGATGGAGCTACAGATCTGTTAAAATACTCTTGGTATGGAGTGAACGGAGGTGCCATGAATAAATTCTTTTATCAGACGAATTATGTCACCGAAACGAGCAACTTCCGCTCCAACTGGAGTGGTATGTATACCCGTATCCGTCAACTCAACGAATATTTCTATGACCGAAGCAAAGGTTATGGAGATAACTTAGATCAGGATGAAATGAAAAAGCGTACAGCAGAGGTTCGTTTCTTACGTGCATTTGCTTACCAGGAACTGGTGCTCCGTCATGGCGGAGTTATCCTGCGTACTGATGAAGATTATGTAGACGGACCTGACGAAAGAGCTAAAGCACGTTCATCTGAATCAGATTGCTGGGATTTCATTATCAACGAATACACCCAGGCAGTACAAGACCTTCCGGAAAACTGGACAGGTACCAATGTGGGGCGTATTACCAAAGGAGCCGCTTACGGAATGAAAGCACGTGCGGCCCTTTATGCTAAACGCTGGGGGGATGCGATAGATGCCTGCAATGAAGTATTAAAATTGAATTACAGTTTATTGCAAGGAACGACTGCCAATGATTACTACAAAATATTCACCTCAGTCAATAATAGTGAGCTAATCCTTCCGGTTTACTTCCAACAGGGAAAGAACGCCAAGCAACATTCTTTTGACATCTACGTGTGTCCACCATACGACTGGAAAGCAGCCGGTGTTACAGAAGGAAGTGTAGGTGCGGCAGTCACTCCATCTGATGAATACGCTTCCTCTTTCGATATCAAAGTAAACGGTAGCTACCAATCTTTTGACTGGAGTAATCTCAGTTCCTACAACAATGCTCCATTTACCAATCGCGAACCACGTTTTTACGCCTCCATTCTTTATAATGGAGCAACATGGAAAGGACGTACTCTCCAGTTGTATGTAGATGGAAATGACGGATATATGGATTTTGCTACAACCGGACAAGATAATGTGCACAAATCAACAACAGGTTATCTGATTCGTAAGTTCGCTTCTGATGATACCAATATCAACTTTAGCAGCATTTTGAGTGGACAATACTGGATAGAAATGCGTTTAGCTGAAATTTACTTGATTCGTTCGGAAGCATATGCACGACAAAACGAGTTTGGAAAAGCCTATGCTGATCTGAAAACGATCCGTGACCGCGTCGGACTGCCGGAACTCGCCCAACAAAATAATTGGAGTGATTATCTGGAAGATCTGTCTAAAGAACGTATTTGTGAACTTGGAATGGAAGGACACCGATATTTCGACCTGATCCGTTGGGGAATCGCCGTAAGAACACTTGATCATAAACGTCTGCACGGCGTTAAGATAACACAGGCCGGTGGCAGTTTCAGTTACGCACGAGTAGAATGCGATACACAAGACCGTTTATTCCCTGAAAAATATACAATTTTCCCTATTCCATACACAGAACTTCAAGACAACACACTCTGTGAACAAAATGAACTGTGGAAATAA